The DNA segment TAACTTCTGCATCCTCAAAGATATCTTTTCTGCCCTCTAATACAGTTAATTTGTATTTATATATCGCAAATATTGGCATCTATAAAGAGTTTATTTGTTTATTATTGTTATTGCATTTCTACTACACGAATTACAATACACAAAAGCATTTTGCAATTTCATTTTCAAAATGAAGCACAAAATTAACGAAAAAATATTTAAAAACCTAATATTTATTGAGAAATAATCACAATATATAAATTAATACATTCACTTCGGTATTTACCAAAATATTAAGAATTGCATTCACAAGAGTTATACCTCATTAATTAAATGTTCAAGAATGCTACCTAAATGATATTCCACCATCCCTTCGTTATAAGTGATATCAGTCACTTCTACTATTGCACTCTCGCTATTTTTATTATATCCCACGTGTAGACGAATGACATCATAACGTCTAAGATACCGCTTGCCATCTGTTTCATCTATATAAGTATACTTATTAAGTTTCGTTTGCTTCAATTCACGGTATTCTATTTTCTTTTCGCCTTTCATAATCTCATCAAAGAATACTTTCTTAATGTTCAGCGTCAAAACCTTCATACCCGTTGTGTCAAATACAGACTCTGACTTGACAATTGTCTTTTCCAAACACATCATCTGCGAATTATATGAATATTTAGTAATACTCCCATCCAATATTTTCTTGATAATTGTATCAATTACAGGCAGAGGTACCACATACCATTCTTTTGGATGACATACATTACCGGCGTTATCTGTTATACTTATTTGCATCTGAACAGTATCAAGCACTTGATGAATCAATGTTTCAAATACATGACTGTTCAAGTTTACTATCTTGTAAGAAGCTTCTATTTTTACAGGTGCCATAAGATAAGTAGGGTCTTTTGCTGCATCTGTGATTCTTTCTTCTACAGTATTTACGGTGAAACCTATCTTATAAAGATATTTCTGATTAGCAATCTCAGGAACCTGTGAAAGTGAACTCAACACATAGATATATCCGGTCACTTTATCTTCAGTAGATAGACGGCAATCAGCCATCATTGATTGGTCAGTTTCCTCTTGCGTTTCAGTGATGGCATAGCCATTACCTACCACACTTTTACGAAGTGTCTGAAGTAATATATCAGATTCAGTTCCATTTTCGAATATACAACGAGTACGGCCATCCATCAAGCCATTTGTTGACTTACTCAATTCACCTGTTTGCTCCAGCAATAGTATTTGTCCTTCAATCACATAGAAATGTCCGGCACTAAAATTATAAGTTTTTGTCACCTTAATCAAGCTGCGTCTACCTGCTTTCAGATCGGCATGTACTTGATTGAATAGATCCTGATAATTTCCGAAGTTTTCGCAAACTTTTCGTTGAGCAACATAATCAGGTTTACTTTTCTCAACCTGGACCCTTTTCATATCGGCAGGTATATCAAAGAGCGATTTCTCTTTGTCTGATATATCCAATATTGGATCATTCAATATTTCATCAAGTTCTTTATCAATATCCATTTTAGTCCTCCTTCAATAGGTTTAAACGGTCATAAGCTTCCAATCCGGCACTTTTATCTCGTCTCAATGCTGCTAAAGAGCGAGCCATAATTTTCTCTTTTAAATCACCGTCGTTTTGCGGTATTCGATTGCCGTTAGCCTCCGACCAATCTGCTATCTCCAGAAGAGTTTTAACCCTTCTGTCATCTGCTGTGATTGCGGCTGCCTTAGGGCGGACATTATCCAGAATTGGATCATCAAATAATTTCAATAATTCATTAGGCCATTCCATAGTTATTCTTCTTTTTCAGGTTCATAATCCAATCCCATCATCTTACGTATTTTGAGATTCTTAATTATTTGCAACGCACAAGCTAATTCACATGTTTTCGGATTAGGATCATTAACCGAAGGCTGTTGGCCATCATGCTCTGCCATCCACCTTCTCAATGGACCTTTAAAAAGCTTGATAGCCATTTCTATTGGCATATCAAATTTCTGTTCAGCAATCGTATCTTGAATAATCTTAAGTGTAGGCGCATCCACTGTTTTCGACAGTACCTGATAAGCACGCTGGAACGGATTGATGGTATCTATCAGATTGATACTTAATTTGTCTATATTAATAAAACGGTTGGTCAGTTTAAGCAGACGATTTCCTTCGCTCTCCTGTTCATCATCATTGACTTTAATATCAGTAATGTCTATAGGATTACCCTTTTCATCCACAATATCATTACCCTTTATTATTGTATCAAGTAGTACACGTTGACGAACCTCCTCCACTTCAGATTCTGTCAGGTCAGGATATTTTTCACGTATCACTTTCGGAATCAGATGTTGTGTGATAGCTTCAGCTGTAGTGCTTCCGCTGATAGCTTTCACCACCAAGTCATCTTGCAGTATGCTAGCTTTTAGGTCGTCTAGCTGTTCTGCTACTATCTGCTTGGTTTTAACACTTGAGAGAGGTTTAAGTCCCTCAACAACTATTGTATGGACAGTGTCGTCATCTTGGTCTGTTTTATCCTCTTTAGTAGTTTTAAAATGCCAACTTGGAGCCATAACCTGCTCCATTAACAAAGAAGCTGTTATGGCCTTCAGAAAATCGTTTACTGCCACCTTTACGTCAGGCTGATCTGCATCAGGCATGGCTATCATATTGATAAAACGCGCTGTTTCCTTGCCTTCACTATCGCGAGTGCATCTACCAATAATCTGCACTACCTCTGTCAGTGAACCTCTTACACCAATAGTAAGACAGGTGTCACACCATTCCCAGTCGAAACCTTCTTTGGCAGTACCGAGAGCAATTATGATATCCATATCATCTGCCTTCTTAATCTTATCTAGATAAGCATAAACTCTATCACGTGTTTTGGCATCATCATCCACCAAGTCTGCCACCTTCAGCAGTCGCCCATCCTTTGTACGAAGCGTATATATACCATTATTGTAGTCGTGCTTCACTTCTTCACCTATCAGGTGCATTATCTCTGCCACTTCAGAGTACTTGCCTCTTGCCGTAGATGCTCTACTATTAACAGAAGGTATGTGTATGATGGTCTTATGGTGTGTGTCCAGCACTTCTGTGAGATGATCGAGATATACCCCTTTATAAAAATGATAGCCAAGTACAAGATTTTTCAAATAATTGTATCCGTTCAACTGTTGATAATAGTTATAAGTGACGGGATAAAACTTTGCTTCGTCTTCGGCTCTTAATACAGGTATTCCGTCTCCACGAAAGTAACTGCCTGTCATAGCTACAATATGTCCTGTAGAGCTGTTCATCACACGGCGCACAATATCGCCCAATCCACTATTCGCATCAGCACTCGTATGGTGGAACTCATCAATAGCTAGCAGGCAATCATTCCAGTCAGCGTCATCAAGCTGTTTCATGGCATTGCGGAGTGTGGCATGAGCACAAACCAGAATCTTACTTTCAGAACCATACATGAATTCACAGAATCTGCCGGCCTTATCATTTTCGTTTACACCCGACGAACACAAGTCAAAATAAGGTGCAACTTTCCAATCGGCGAAGAATCCTGATTTGATCAGATTGGTATTTCTGAATGACCGGCCAATACTCTTTTCGGGTACAGCCACAACAATTTTCTTAATACCCTGATTAGCTAATTTGTCAAGTGCAATAAACATCAATGCGCGACTCTTTCCACTTGCCGGAGGAGCTTTTATAAGCAAGAATCGTTTATCTCTAAATTGATATGCCTTAGCTTGCATTTCGCGCATACCTAAAGCATCTACATTGGCAGACCGCCCGGTCTGAGCATATTTGATATCTACGAAATTGTTATTATTCTGCATGGTCCTTTATATTCTCTAGTAAATTGTTCAGTTCATCCAAATCATCTTGATCAGCTTTCTTTGCATCCTCGATTTTCCGTCTTTTGTCGAACTCGTCAAATCTGGTGGCGGCAATCTTTTCCATTTCTGCGTTAGAAATACTCCCTTTCGATTTAAGTATATCCTTACCTTGAAATGATAATAAGCCGTTTACATTTTCCCGCCAGAAATCTAACGTAAGGTCTTTACGCTCTTTCACCCTCATTTCTGCTGAATCCAAAAATAGCACAGTGAGTCTGTTCAGTGAGTCTATCTCATCTGAGTTCAAATAGTTTTTGGCGATAACTACATCTCCCTTTCTCACTATTTTACCTTTCCATGATGTCAATGACATGTTGGGGGCAGATGAATCAGCTCTCGAAACTATTATCTCGGCAGCAGTTTGGTGAGTAACAGCATATAAAAGTTTATTTTGAGTTTCAGCAAAAAACATCTCTGTAGCTTTGTCGGTTGCATCATAATCACTGCTTAGTTTCAGTAAGTCTTTTACTTTTTGATAGAATCTCTTTTCAGAAGCGCGTATTTCTCTGATTCTTTCCAGCAATTCATCAAAGTAGTCTGGTCTACCATCCGGATTTTTCAGTCGTTCATCATCCATGGTAAATCCTTTAATCATATATTCTTTCAGGTGCTGGTTTGCCCAAATCCTAAATTGAGTACCTCGCTTACTTCTTACTCTGAATCCGACAGCCAATATCATATCAAGAGAGTAGAATTTTACGTTATATTTTTTACCGTCTGTGGCAGTTATTAAGTAATTCTTAATAACTGAGTTTTCATATAACTCTTTATCTTTCAATATGTTATTAATATGGATGTTGATGTTCGGAACTGAGGTGGCAAAAAGTTCAGCCATCTGATTTTGGTTCATCCACACCTGACCGTCTTTAGCCATCAATGCCACCTTTACCTTACCATCGGCGGTGTTATAGAATATTATATTTTGTTCATTCTCCATTGTCTTCTTCATTTTCTTTATCCTTATTAGGCAGTTGACTCTCAAAAAAACGTTTTGCGCTAAGGGGCGATATCACACTACGTCCTGTCTTCGACTCCAATTCCTTACGTGCCACAGCAGCTACATTTCCTCCCTCAGCAGCACACTTTGAATTTTCCGCTAAGCCTTGTGGATTCTTTACTTTGGTGATGCTTGTGGTTGACAATTCGGCAAGCATATTCAATACCAACTCTTCGTTGGTCATATTATCGCGTAGATTCTCTTTCTTCAATCCTTTTAGCTGTTTGTATTCTTTGGCTGACAATCCGACCCACGAATTATAAATAATGTCTGTCAGTGTAGCAAATTCCTGACCTTCCTTCACTTCGTGGCTTTTCCATTGGTCGGTAAGGCCTTTGCGTATCTCTATTGACTTCAGACGTTGGTTTATCCAATTATCTGAATAACCCAACCGCCGGTAATCTTCGAGTGCTTGATGGATTGAGAGTTCTGGGTCTTGCAACTGGTCAAGACGTTGGCGTGCTACCTCTGCCATCCACAGTTTGAATGGTTCAGCTTTGGGCGAAGGAATAGACTGTATAAGACGAAACAGTTGTTCTGTATCAGCAACATCGGTAAGTCGCATCTTGCCGTCGGCAGCATGCATTTTCAACTGGTGACAATTTGTCACCGTTTCATTTCCTTCCTCTTTCAAGCGTTGCTTTAACTTGTTCCAATATTTACGTGCAGTGAGATAGTCTTTACTCTCGGTCAGCACAGCCACCACATCTACAATGGAGAAATACCATTTCTCTTCTTTGTCGTCCCACACCATGCGGACTTTCTTTTCCTCAAATAGTTTGATTGCTTCTTTCTTTGTCATAGCATGATTTATTTAGAGGTCATCTTTTCGTAAAGCCTAAATAGGCACTCCAGTCGAGCTTCGTCATTGGCAAATGGATAACCCGGATAGCAGCTATCCACAATATCGTCAAGAGCATTGTGCGCTTCTCTGAGATCTTGTGGCATTTTATCTGGGTCGTACATCTCGGCAAGTGTTTTTTCCGGATAACCTGCACGGGTGATAAGTACCTCTTCAGCAGCATTTGTAAGTTCCGCACGCTTCTCGTCTGTAATCTTAGGGAAGGGGAAAGTGTTGTAACATAATTGTGCAGAATAACGATAATCGGTTTTCAATTTTCCTCCAACTGTGCGTACCCATGCCATGTGCATTTTGCTTTCAAGAATACCGAATAGCCATGTCTCAGCATCATAAATGGCGAAAGCTGAATCTGAAGCTATTGTATCTTTATTTAAATATCCTATTGGAATATATTCACGCCGTTCAGAAGAAACACGAGGAATAATAATTGATTCTGTCTCTTTATAGGCTGAAAAGTAGAAACGATTAGGATATGCAGCTAATAGACGTGTGCTTTTTTCAGAACTTTTATTTCTATGTTCACGAACTAAATCTAATTTTTTACTTATTTCTTCTATATTTGAAAATATGCGAGCTTGATCATCATTCATATATAAGCACCATCTTTCCTGTCCATTAATGAATTCTTGCGAACCAATAAAACTATGTATTATGAATTTTAATTGTGGATATTTTTGTAATAAATCATTTTTTTCGAAAGTATCTAAAACTAATTGTCCTCCATCATTTGCCATACTACCAAATCTAAGTACCGGAAAATCAGCGCTTAATGGACTAGAGTTTCTGTGAATATACGAAGAAGATCCTGGTAATAAATATGGATTTATTTTTTCTACTTCAACTTTATTACTATCGTTATATATGGTTTTTGTAGAATGAATTTCTTTAGGTTCAACACCTATAACAACGACAGTAACCCCCGCATTATATTTGGCATTATTTGACCACTTAAAAGACTGATATGCAAAGAATATTTGTGATGTTTTTAGTAAATCTTCCCAAAGTATTGCGACTTGTTCTCCTTGGCAAATTGAGTTAGTACTCACAAATGCATATTTGGCATTATATCCTTCAATAAACTTATTAGCCAAATAGAACCAACATGAAATATAATCTAGGCTTTTGCCTTTATCTCCAATAACATATTTGATATCGCTTTTTTGATCAACTCCTTGATTTCTACTTCCCAGATACGGTGGATTACCAAACACAAACACTTCATCATCCTTCTCATGTGGACAAACTACATTCCAATCCAGCCTACAGGCATTGCCACACTGTATCTGTGTAATATTATGCAAAGGCAAAGCTTGCGTATTAACACCAAACGTCTCAAAGAGCTTGTTGTCCATCTGATGTTGAGCCAACCACAAAGACAGCATAGCAACTTCGTGAGGGAAATCAAGCAACTCTATGCCGTAAAACTGTCGCAAATTGATGCAAGAGCCCATTATTGCACTGATGTTACCCTCACCTTCACACTCCTGTTGAAGTTTAAGAATATCCATTTCGAGGAATCGCAATGACTTATAGGTGATAATAAGAAAATTACCACTACCACAGGCAGGGTCAAAAAATTTCATCTTGCTCATACGGCTTAGCAGAGCATTACTTTTCTTCACTATCGACTGACATTTAGTGGCAAAATCCTTGTTACTCAATGCCCCCATCTCCTTCAGTTGTTTGTTCTGGCGGTACTCCTCATTTTCTTTATTATATTCCTCTCTCAATTCGTCCATGAACAAAGGATTAATCACCTTCATGATGTTAGGTACACTGGTGTAATGCATGCCTTGGTTGGCACGCACACTTGGGTCTACCACCGCCTGAATCATTGAACCAAAAATATCAGGATTGATATTTTGCCAGTCCAGTTCGCCACATTCAATGATAATCTTCCGAGCCTTATATCCCATCTTCGGTATTTGGATATGCTTTGAGAAAAGTCCGCCATTGACATAAGGGAACTGCGATATAATCTTCATTGTATCCTCATTGCGTTCCTTAATGTCCATCACGTTAAATGCTGCATCAAGATAATCGGCAAGGTCACTGCCATTCTCTTTGGTGTATCTTACTATAGAGCCTGTGAAAAGATTATTCTCGAATATGCCTGTATCTTCAGCAAAGAAACAAAAAAGCAGTCTGGCTATGAATATATTCAAATCATGTAGTTCGCTCTTGCTGCTGAATTCATTGTAAGCACGCAGTTCATCATGCAACTTGGCAAGTTTCTCAGCAGCTTTTACATCGGCCGGATTTTCACCCACAGACACGAAACGTTCCACTCCACATAGCGGATAGAAAAAAGCAAAATCACAATAAAGGCGAGCCAAAGGATTCTCATAAGATTCTTTTTCGCGCATATCATAAGCCAGAATTGTTTCGCCATCACTTACAGCAACGATCTTTGGAGCAGCTTTTATTACTTTAGGATCAAGTTTCATACCCTCTAATGCAGATGTTAGCTCAGTAGAATTAACCGGTTTATAACCGAATAGTCCCTTTATAAGTAACCCTTTATAGGTAGATAGTATGCCCTTGCCTTCACGGTATCGGCGTATATCTGCATCACTTTTTCCGAAGGCTTTGAGTATTACATACCCCACTTCTGATGAATGTATACGACGCTCTTTGAGAACTTCCAATGAAGTCTCTATATCTTGATAGCTCAAATTTTGTTTCTTAGCCATAGTATGTTTTCTTTAATGTGTTACAAAGTTACTAAAATATTTGCGGAATTACTAAAAAAACAAATAAAAGTGTATGTCAATATTAAAAACAAATTGATTCACAAAAAAACGTAGTACTTGGTACTGACTTCAATTTCAGGTTCACTATGTCTTACAAAATTAATCATTAATGTATAATCAATATTCCATATCTGAGCGTGAAAAAATGATGTTACTTTTGCTATATTCGATGTTCTTTACGTAGCATCATTTCTAAATTAAGTTAAGGAAATGTACATAAATAAGAAAAATGTATTTAATTTGCAGATGTAGATTGTGCAATGCACATTCAGATAACATCAAATAATTATTTTTAATTAGGAACGCTATGAAACTATATTTTAATGATCAGGCATTCTCATTCGAGTTATTGAGAGCAGTTAGTTATTCGCGCTATCACGGCGCCAGTATTGGTGAAGCATTGGCTACAGCAGCACGCATAAAAGAAGGTGACTTTAATAGTTGGTATGAGGAGTTTTCAAAAACAGCTGATAAGACTGCATTAAGAGCCGAGAAGTGTTTGGAGGGAAAACATAAGACTAGTGCTAAAGAAGCTTTTTTAAGAGCACATAATTATTATCGTACAGCAGAATTCTTCCTTGACGGAACAGACCCACGACGAATGCTGAACTTTGAAAAGAGTGTGGCTACTTTTGAAAAGGCGATGAAGTTATTCAAAACATATTATGAAATAGTGGAGATACCTTATCAGGATACATATCTGAAAGGCTATTTCTTTGGCTCGCACGATTATGATCCAAAGACACCAAAACCAACATTGATGGCTATTGGCGGATATGACTCTACATTGCAGGAACTTTATTTCTGCGCTGCAGCTCCAGCAATAGACCGAGGATATAATTGTCTGATATTCGAACTCCCAGGTCAGGGACAAGCTTTGCGCACTCAAAACCTCATTATGCGCCACGACACGGAAGTTCCTGTAGGAGCAGCTGTAGACTTTATTTCAAAACGCGCAGATGTGGATAAGGATGCTGTGGCTCTATTTGGTATGAGCCTTGGTGGATATTTTGCTCCAAGAGCAGCTGCATTTGATGAAAGAATAAAGGCTGTTGTTACTTTCAATGTGTTTTATGATACATACGAGTCTACACTAAATCAGAACCCACAATTGAAGGTGCTTGAAACTTTGCCTAACGAAAAGAAAGAAGCATTACTGGCTATGGCTGAAGAAAAGAATCCTAGCCTAAGATGGTTGCTCAACAACGGTATATGGGTGATG comes from the Xylanibacter oryzae DSM 17970 genome and includes:
- a CDS encoding GIY-YIG nuclease family protein encodes the protein MDIDKELDEILNDPILDISDKEKSLFDIPADMKRVQVEKSKPDYVAQRKVCENFGNYQDLFNQVHADLKAGRRSLIKVTKTYNFSAGHFYVIEGQILLLEQTGELSKSTNGLMDGRTRCIFENGTESDILLQTLRKSVVGNGYAITETQEETDQSMMADCRLSTEDKVTGYIYVLSSLSQVPEIANQKYLYKIGFTVNTVEERITDAAKDPTYLMAPVKIEASYKIVNLNSHVFETLIHQVLDTVQMQISITDNAGNVCHPKEWYVVPLPVIDTIIKKILDGSITKYSYNSQMMCLEKTIVKSESVFDTTGMKVLTLNIKKVFFDEIMKGEKKIEYRELKQTKLNKYTYIDETDGKRYLRRYDVIRLHVGYNKNSESAIVEVTDITYNEGMVEYHLGSILEHLINEV
- a CDS encoding BRO-N domain-containing protein, with translation MTKKEAIKLFEEKKVRMVWDDKEEKWYFSIVDVVAVLTESKDYLTARKYWNKLKQRLKEEGNETVTNCHQLKMHAADGKMRLTDVADTEQLFRLIQSIPSPKAEPFKLWMAEVARQRLDQLQDPELSIHQALEDYRRLGYSDNWINQRLKSIEIRKGLTDQWKSHEVKEGQEFATLTDIIYNSWVGLSAKEYKQLKGLKKENLRDNMTNEELVLNMLAELSTTSITKVKNPQGLAENSKCAAEGGNVAAVARKELESKTGRSVISPLSAKRFFESQLPNKDKENEEDNGE
- a CDS encoding DEAD/DEAH box helicase, coding for MQNNNNFVDIKYAQTGRSANVDALGMREMQAKAYQFRDKRFLLIKAPPASGKSRALMFIALDKLANQGIKKIVVAVPEKSIGRSFRNTNLIKSGFFADWKVAPYFDLCSSGVNENDKAGRFCEFMYGSESKILVCAHATLRNAMKQLDDADWNDCLLAIDEFHHTSADANSGLGDIVRRVMNSSTGHIVAMTGSYFRGDGIPVLRAEDEAKFYPVTYNYYQQLNGYNYLKNLVLGYHFYKGVYLDHLTEVLDTHHKTIIHIPSVNSRASTARGKYSEVAEIMHLIGEEVKHDYNNGIYTLRTKDGRLLKVADLVDDDAKTRDRVYAYLDKIKKADDMDIIIALGTAKEGFDWEWCDTCLTIGVRGSLTEVVQIIGRCTRDSEGKETARFINMIAMPDADQPDVKVAVNDFLKAITASLLMEQVMAPSWHFKTTKEDKTDQDDDTVHTIVVEGLKPLSSVKTKQIVAEQLDDLKASILQDDLVVKAISGSTTAEAITQHLIPKVIREKYPDLTESEVEEVRQRVLLDTIIKGNDIVDEKGNPIDITDIKVNDDEQESEGNRLLKLTNRFINIDKLSINLIDTINPFQRAYQVLSKTVDAPTLKIIQDTIAEQKFDMPIEMAIKLFKGPLRRWMAEHDGQQPSVNDPNPKTCELACALQIIKNLKIRKMMGLDYEPEKEE
- a CDS encoding alpha/beta hydrolase family protein; translation: MKLYFNDQAFSFELLRAVSYSRYHGASIGEALATAARIKEGDFNSWYEEFSKTADKTALRAEKCLEGKHKTSAKEAFLRAHNYYRTAEFFLDGTDPRRMLNFEKSVATFEKAMKLFKTYYEIVEIPYQDTYLKGYFFGSHDYDPKTPKPTLMAIGGYDSTLQELYFCAAAPAIDRGYNCLIFELPGQGQALRTQNLIMRHDTEVPVGAAVDFISKRADVDKDAVALFGMSLGGYFAPRAAAFDERIKAVVTFNVFYDTYESTLNQNPQLKVLETLPNEKKEALLAMAEEKNPSLRWLLNNGIWVMGKKHRYEVFDEMKKYTLRGVADKIKCPVLLTIGEADHFVSEDQLQQLTDSIQSPKTVYRFTREDGAEEHCQEGNHELFHQVMFDWMDDQFNVSSTNLEQS
- a CDS encoding DNA methyltransferase; its protein translation is MAKKQNLSYQDIETSLEVLKERRIHSSEVGYVILKAFGKSDADIRRYREGKGILSTYKGLLIKGLFGYKPVNSTELTSALEGMKLDPKVIKAAPKIVAVSDGETILAYDMREKESYENPLARLYCDFAFFYPLCGVERFVSVGENPADVKAAEKLAKLHDELRAYNEFSSKSELHDLNIFIARLLFCFFAEDTGIFENNLFTGSIVRYTKENGSDLADYLDAAFNVMDIKERNEDTMKIISQFPYVNGGLFSKHIQIPKMGYKARKIIIECGELDWQNINPDIFGSMIQAVVDPSVRANQGMHYTSVPNIMKVINPLFMDELREEYNKENEEYRQNKQLKEMGALSNKDFATKCQSIVKKSNALLSRMSKMKFFDPACGSGNFLIITYKSLRFLEMDILKLQQECEGEGNISAIMGSCINLRQFYGIELLDFPHEVAMLSLWLAQHQMDNKLFETFGVNTQALPLHNITQIQCGNACRLDWNVVCPHEKDDEVFVFGNPPYLGSRNQGVDQKSDIKYVIGDKGKSLDYISCWFYLANKFIEGYNAKYAFVSTNSICQGEQVAILWEDLLKTSQIFFAYQSFKWSNNAKYNAGVTVVVIGVEPKEIHSTKTIYNDSNKVEVEKINPYLLPGSSSYIHRNSSPLSADFPVLRFGSMANDGGQLVLDTFEKNDLLQKYPQLKFIIHSFIGSQEFINGQERWCLYMNDDQARIFSNIEEISKKLDLVREHRNKSSEKSTRLLAAYPNRFYFSAYKETESIIIPRVSSERREYIPIGYLNKDTIASDSAFAIYDAETWLFGILESKMHMAWVRTVGGKLKTDYRYSAQLCYNTFPFPKITDEKRAELTNAAEEVLITRAGYPEKTLAEMYDPDKMPQDLREAHNALDDIVDSCYPGYPFANDEARLECLFRLYEKMTSK
- a CDS encoding virulence RhuM family protein: MKKTMENEQNIIFYNTADGKVKVALMAKDGQVWMNQNQMAELFATSVPNINIHINNILKDKELYENSVIKNYLITATDGKKYNVKFYSLDMILAVGFRVRSKRGTQFRIWANQHLKEYMIKGFTMDDERLKNPDGRPDYFDELLERIREIRASEKRFYQKVKDLLKLSSDYDATDKATEMFFAETQNKLLYAVTHQTAAEIIVSRADSSAPNMSLTSWKGKIVRKGDVVIAKNYLNSDEIDSLNRLTVLFLDSAEMRVKERKDLTLDFWRENVNGLLSFQGKDILKSKGSISNAEMEKIAATRFDEFDKRRKIEDAKKADQDDLDELNNLLENIKDHAE